One region of Dokdonia sp. 4H-3-7-5 genomic DNA includes:
- a CDS encoding DUF1599 domain-containing protein encodes MPDTSAQYDAVITQCRDLFIKKMNDYGSAWRILRLPSLTDQIFIKAQRIRGLQQNDVQKVDEGQQSEFIGIINYCAMALVNLERGVVEQPDMQLEEATRAYDKKIKLTKQLMMDKNHDYGEAWRDMRVSSLTDLILQKLLRVKQIEDNKGKTLVSEGIDANYQDMINYAVFAMIHLGEA; translated from the coding sequence ATGCCCGACACTTCTGCCCAATATGATGCGGTAATCACACAATGTAGAGACCTTTTTATTAAAAAAATGAATGACTATGGGAGTGCATGGCGCATATTGAGGCTTCCTTCTCTCACCGATCAAATTTTTATAAAAGCACAGCGCATACGCGGTTTACAGCAAAACGATGTGCAAAAAGTGGATGAAGGGCAGCAATCTGAATTTATAGGGATCATAAATTACTGTGCAATGGCGCTGGTGAATCTTGAGCGCGGCGTGGTAGAACAACCAGACATGCAACTTGAGGAGGCCACTCGTGCCTACGATAAGAAAATAAAACTCACAAAACAGTTAATGATGGATAAAAATCACGACTATGGTGAGGCATGGCGTGATATGCGAGTGAGCAGCCTTACAGATTTGATTCTCCAGAAATTATTACGTGTGAAGCAAATAGAAGATAACAAGGGAAAAACGCTAGTTTCTGAAGGTATTGATGCAAACTACCAAGACATGATTAATTATGCTGTTTTTGCAATGATTCACTTAGGTGAAGCATAA
- the folP gene encoding dihydropteroate synthase, with protein sequence MKINCKGKLIDLSKPKVMGILNLTPDSFYDGGRYKDMEAAIDQVRTMLDDGATFIDVGAYSSRPGAINISVEEEELRLIPVIEQLVTSFPEIIISVDTFRASVAKKAIAAGAALINDISAGQLDDEMMPTVGELGVPYIMMHMRGTPQTMKELAVYDDVSKEVLHYFSKRVALARAHKINDVIVDPGFGFAKTSSQSFELLNKLAIFKQLGLPILAGVSRKSMIYKTLETSPDKALNGTTILNTIAINKGAHILRVHDVKEAMQVVTLCGACLS encoded by the coding sequence ATGAAAATAAACTGTAAAGGAAAGCTAATAGATCTCTCAAAGCCTAAGGTGATGGGAATACTAAACCTTACTCCAGATAGTTTTTATGATGGTGGTAGGTATAAAGATATGGAAGCTGCTATTGACCAAGTAAGAACAATGCTTGATGATGGCGCCACATTTATTGACGTAGGAGCTTACAGTTCTCGACCAGGAGCTATTAATATTTCGGTAGAGGAGGAGGAGTTAAGATTGATTCCAGTGATAGAACAACTGGTTACATCATTTCCTGAGATTATAATCTCTGTAGACACCTTTCGGGCAAGCGTAGCAAAAAAAGCCATAGCAGCGGGAGCAGCATTAATTAATGATATCAGTGCTGGGCAGTTAGATGATGAAATGATGCCTACAGTAGGGGAGCTGGGTGTTCCTTATATAATGATGCATATGCGAGGTACTCCTCAGACTATGAAGGAACTTGCGGTGTATGATGATGTTTCCAAGGAAGTATTGCATTATTTTAGTAAGCGAGTTGCTCTCGCAAGAGCACATAAAATAAATGATGTTATTGTAGATCCAGGATTTGGTTTTGCAAAAACATCAAGTCAGAGTTTTGAGTTACTTAATAAGTTGGCAATCTTCAAACAGTTAGGCCTCCCTATTCTTGCAGGAGTTTCCCGCAAATCTATGATCTATAAGACTCTTGAGACATCACCAGATAAGGCACTTAATGGGACCACAATATTAAATACAATCGCCATTAATAAAGGCGCTCATATATTGAGAGTTCATGATGTAAAAGAAGCTATGCAAGTGGTTACCCTCTGTGGTGCATGTTTGTCATAA